From the Anaerolineales bacterium genome, one window contains:
- the nuoB gene encoding NADH-quinone oxidoreductase subunit NuoB — MTEKTVAPTVNSAGYDVPPELRQSVAITTLDKIWNMGRRYSVWPMMFGLACCAIEMICTAASRYDLARFGMEVMRPSPRQSDLMIVSGTVTKKMIPQIVRLYNQMPEPKYVMAMGACASGGGPFKEGYNVVSGVDQYIPVDVYVPGCPPTPQALLHGLMKLQEKIDRESITKVRWYQKDEIPAIPVPILGPDIIDPRDSAAIREMASRKAAPAAPAAQPEAAEAPAA; from the coding sequence ATGACTGAGAAAACTGTTGCGCCAACCGTGAATTCCGCCGGCTACGACGTGCCGCCGGAGCTGCGCCAAAGCGTGGCGATCACCACCCTGGACAAGATCTGGAACATGGGACGTCGTTACTCTGTGTGGCCCATGATGTTTGGTCTGGCTTGCTGCGCCATCGAAATGATCTGTACCGCCGCCAGCCGCTATGACCTGGCCCGTTTCGGTATGGAAGTCATGCGCCCCAGCCCTCGCCAGTCTGACCTGATGATCGTCTCCGGCACGGTGACCAAGAAGATGATCCCGCAGATCGTGCGTCTCTACAACCAGATGCCGGAACCCAAGTATGTGATGGCCATGGGTGCCTGCGCTTCGGGCGGTGGTCCTTTCAAAGAAGGCTACAACGTGGTCTCTGGTGTGGACCAGTACATCCCGGTGGATGTGTATGTCCCTGGTTGCCCGCCGACCCCGCAAGCGCTGCTTCACGGTTTGATGAAGCTGCAGGAGAAGATCGACCGTGAGTCGATCACCAAGGTGCGCTGGTACCAGAAAGATGAGATCCCGGCCATCCCCGTGCCCATCCTCGGCCCCGACATTATTGACCCACGTGACAGCGCGGCCATCCGCGAAATGGCCAGCCGGAAAGCAGCCCCTGCTGCGCCGGCCGCCCAGCCTGAGGCTGCCGAAGCCCCGGCTGCTTAG
- a CDS encoding ABC transporter substrate-binding protein: MTPERVVSLVPSITESLFDLGLGSSVVGITGYCIHPAEALRGVPRLGGTKNPRINEIIALRPDLIFANQEENTAAAVHALQAAGLRVLVHFPLTVHQAIADLEGIATLYADAEASARVVELAERLAAAQAGHAPLQPLRLFCPIWQDADGAVPWWMTFNQETFTHDILRLCGFVNVFAQRGRRYPLAADLGLAPAKPAADRDTRYPRVTREEILAAQPEVILLPSEPYEYTSAHLSMFREAFAGTPAADGGRIVALDGSLLTWPGTRLAKALDYLSTLHASLL; the protein is encoded by the coding sequence ATGACGCCGGAACGGGTCGTCTCGCTGGTTCCTTCGATCACCGAAAGCCTGTTTGACCTGGGGTTGGGATCCAGCGTAGTTGGCATCACGGGTTACTGCATACACCCCGCAGAAGCCCTGCGGGGTGTGCCGCGCCTGGGCGGTACCAAGAACCCGCGCATTAACGAGATCATCGCCCTGCGGCCAGACTTGATCTTTGCCAACCAAGAGGAGAACACCGCCGCGGCGGTGCATGCCTTGCAGGCTGCCGGCCTGCGCGTGCTGGTGCATTTTCCGCTCACCGTCCACCAGGCCATCGCAGACCTTGAAGGTATTGCCACGTTGTATGCGGATGCCGAAGCGTCGGCGCGGGTAGTAGAGCTGGCAGAGCGACTGGCCGCTGCCCAGGCTGGGCATGCCCCTTTGCAGCCTCTACGTCTCTTTTGCCCCATCTGGCAGGATGCAGATGGGGCAGTACCCTGGTGGATGACTTTCAATCAGGAAACCTTCACACACGATATTCTGCGCCTGTGTGGTTTCGTCAACGTATTTGCCCAGCGGGGGCGGCGTTACCCGCTGGCCGCCGACCTGGGGCTGGCTCCAGCCAAGCCGGCCGCCGACCGGGATACGCGCTACCCGCGCGTGACGCGGGAGGAGATCCTGGCCGCCCAGCCTGAAGTGATTTTGCTGCCCAGTGAGCCCTACGAATACACGAGCGCTCATCTATCCATGTTTCGGGAAGCTTTTGCGGGCACGCCAGCTGCGGATGGCGGGCGCATCGTTGCCCTGGATGGCAGCTTGCTGACTTGGCCTGGCACACGTTTGGCCAAAGCTCTGGATTACTTGAGTACCCTGCACGCCTCATTGCTTTAG
- a CDS encoding 2-oxoacid:acceptor oxidoreductase subunit alpha: MTTPQVQEAKASQRKAVVNDFSMTVATMNGSGSQTSNVTLLRALFKMGIPVSGKNLFPSNIQGLPTWYTIRVSKDGYLARRETHEVVVAMNPDTFVADLASVAPGGAFFYGDHLKFEINRDDISVHSFPAKLLAKESGAPANLRDYVANMAYVGVLAHMLDIDMDKIREALEYHFDGKEKPIALNMGVIDAAFAWSTANLKKTDPYRVEPMDKTSGFIMADGNTAGALGAIFGGVQFVAWYPITPASSFAEAISQNISAFRDKEGQDGKTYAIVQAEDELAAIGMTVGAGWSGLRSVTSTSGPGISLMTEFAGLAYYAEIPVVVWDVQRVGPSTGLPTRTSQGDILSTHFLGHGDTQQILMIPGSAQECFEFGWRSFDISERMQTPVFVMSDLDLGMNQWMTKPFEYPEQPMDRGKILWEKDLEALKEPWMRYKDVDGDGVPYRTAPGNRAPQSAWFARGTGHDESAKYSERADHWEANMDRLVRKYETASQYVPGPVLQTRAGAKIGVIAYGSADPAILEAGDYLAADGLATDYLRLRAVPFTDEVRDFIASHDKTYVVEMNRDGQMHKLLLLEYPEMAAKLSSLVKYDGLPLSALWVKESLQAEEQK, from the coding sequence ATGACAACACCGCAAGTCCAAGAAGCAAAAGCCAGTCAAAGGAAGGCCGTGGTCAACGACTTTTCCATGACGGTCGCCACCATGAACGGCTCCGGCAGCCAAACGTCCAACGTGACCTTGCTGCGCGCCCTGTTCAAAATGGGCATTCCCGTCTCTGGCAAGAACTTGTTTCCCTCCAACATTCAGGGCTTGCCCACTTGGTACACCATTCGCGTAAGCAAAGATGGGTACCTGGCGCGCCGTGAGACCCATGAAGTCGTGGTGGCGATGAACCCCGACACTTTCGTGGCTGACCTGGCCAGCGTGGCGCCCGGCGGAGCCTTCTTCTATGGGGATCACCTCAAGTTCGAGATCAACCGTGACGACATTTCCGTGCATTCTTTCCCGGCCAAATTGCTGGCCAAGGAATCAGGTGCGCCGGCCAACCTGCGCGACTACGTAGCCAACATGGCTTATGTCGGCGTTTTGGCGCACATGCTCGACATCGATATGGACAAGATCCGTGAGGCCTTGGAATACCACTTCGATGGCAAAGAGAAGCCGATCGCCCTAAATATGGGTGTGATCGACGCCGCTTTCGCCTGGTCTACCGCCAACCTCAAGAAGACCGATCCCTATCGCGTGGAGCCGATGGACAAGACTTCGGGTTTCATCATGGCCGACGGCAACACTGCCGGCGCGCTGGGCGCCATCTTTGGCGGCGTGCAGTTTGTGGCCTGGTACCCGATCACGCCGGCCTCCAGCTTTGCTGAGGCCATTTCGCAGAACATTTCCGCCTTCCGCGACAAGGAAGGCCAGGATGGCAAGACTTACGCCATCGTGCAGGCTGAAGATGAACTGGCTGCCATTGGTATGACCGTAGGCGCTGGCTGGTCTGGCCTGCGTTCGGTGACCTCCACTTCCGGCCCGGGCATCAGCCTGATGACCGAGTTTGCTGGCCTGGCCTACTATGCGGAAATCCCGGTGGTGGTCTGGGACGTGCAGCGGGTCGGCCCCAGCACGGGTCTGCCCACGCGCACCTCCCAGGGCGACATTCTCTCCACCCATTTCTTAGGTCACGGCGACACGCAGCAAATTCTGATGATCCCTGGGTCTGCCCAGGAATGCTTTGAGTTTGGCTGGCGCTCCTTTGATATCTCTGAGCGCATGCAAACGCCCGTGTTTGTGATGAGCGATCTGGACCTGGGCATGAACCAGTGGATGACCAAGCCCTTTGAGTATCCCGAGCAGCCCATGGACCGTGGCAAGATCCTTTGGGAAAAGGATCTGGAAGCGCTGAAAGAACCCTGGATGCGCTACAAGGATGTCGACGGTGATGGCGTGCCTTACCGTACGGCGCCTGGCAACCGCGCCCCTCAGAGCGCCTGGTTTGCGCGCGGCACCGGTCACGACGAATCCGCCAAGTACAGCGAGCGCGCCGACCACTGGGAAGCCAATATGGATCGCCTGGTGCGCAAATACGAGACCGCCAGCCAATATGTGCCGGGGCCGGTGCTGCAGACCCGTGCGGGCGCCAAGATCGGCGTGATCGCCTATGGCTCTGCCGACCCGGCCATTTTGGAAGCCGGTGATTATCTGGCAGCCGATGGCCTGGCAACCGATTACCTGCGCCTGCGCGCCGTGCCCTTCACCGATGAGGTGCGTGACTTCATTGCCTCGCACGACAAGACCTATGTGGTGGAAATGAACCGCGATGGCCAAATGCACAAATTGCTGTTGCTGGAATACCCAGAGATGGCCGCCAAGCTAAGTTCGCTTGTGAAATATGATGGCCTGCCGTTGAGTGCCCTGTGGGTCAAAGAGTCCCTTCAGGCTGAGGAGCAGAAATGA
- the iscX gene encoding Fe-S cluster assembly protein IscX: protein MAHKLYWDAIYEIALALKASRPQQDLEDVSLGDIFQWTTALPDFADEPELANDDILAAIYQEWYEENNPV, encoded by the coding sequence ATGGCCCACAAACTCTACTGGGACGCCATATATGAGATCGCGCTGGCGCTCAAAGCCAGCCGACCCCAGCAGGATCTGGAAGATGTCTCTCTTGGTGACATCTTCCAGTGGACGACCGCGTTGCCGGATTTTGCCGATGAGCCTGAATTGGCGAACGACGATATCCTCGCAGCCATCTACCAGGAATGGTATGAGGAGAATAACCCTGTATGA
- a CDS encoding DUF1801 domain-containing protein: MSQKFQSVDEYISSFPSEVQPLLQTLRQTIQKIAPKAEQVISYNIPAFKLDGKTMIFFAGAKKHLSLYPYYDAMNEAFPEATAYAQSGKGTIRFALDKPLPLDLITKIVKFRMQMLADEQA, translated from the coding sequence ATGAGTCAGAAGTTTCAAAGTGTTGATGAGTACATCAGCAGCTTTCCTAGTGAAGTACAACCCTTGCTGCAGACGTTGCGCCAGACCATTCAAAAAATTGCACCGAAGGCCGAGCAAGTCATTAGCTACAACATCCCCGCCTTTAAGCTGGACGGGAAAACGATGATCTTCTTTGCCGGGGCCAAGAAGCATCTCTCACTCTATCCCTATTACGATGCGATGAATGAGGCCTTCCCAGAAGCTACGGCTTATGCGCAGTCCGGCAAAGGCACTATCCGCTTTGCGCTGGACAAGCCGTTGCCGCTGGACTTAATTACCAAAATCGTGAAGTTTAGAATGCAGATGCTGGCGGACGAACAAGCCTAA
- a CDS encoding helix-turn-helix domain-containing protein yields MQSTRQRILDHLEQRGPASPKQLAQAFGMSPANLRRHLSILQARGLVQAIALRPLAGRGRPEQVFTLTVAAQPEGLENLTRALLRQLGDSPRPAQVRQLAANLVSTDNLPTGPARRLVSAMQRLTPLGYKPHWEARPQGPEVVLSRCPYANLVAEHPILCRMDKEVLEQLLSQPVEQVSKLQPGPDGQPQCIFITKN; encoded by the coding sequence ATGCAAAGCACCCGACAGCGTATTTTAGACCACTTGGAGCAACGCGGCCCGGCCTCTCCCAAGCAGCTGGCCCAGGCCTTTGGCATGAGCCCGGCCAATTTGCGCCGTCACCTGAGCATCTTGCAGGCGCGCGGCCTGGTGCAGGCGATCGCATTGCGTCCCTTGGCCGGCCGCGGCCGGCCGGAGCAGGTTTTCACCCTAACCGTCGCTGCCCAGCCCGAGGGGTTGGAGAACCTGACCCGCGCCTTATTGCGCCAACTGGGCGACTCGCCCCGCCCTGCACAAGTACGCCAATTGGCTGCCAACCTGGTCAGCACAGACAACCTACCCACAGGCCCGGCCCGCCGCCTGGTGTCCGCCATGCAAAGGCTGACCCCGCTGGGCTACAAGCCGCATTGGGAAGCTCGTCCTCAAGGTCCTGAAGTGGTGCTCAGCCGCTGCCCCTACGCCAACCTGGTGGCAGAGCATCCAATCTTGTGCCGCATGGACAAGGAGGTGCTGGAACAATTGCTTAGCCAACCGGTGGAACAGGTGAGCAAATTGCAACCCGGGCCAGACGGCCAACCGCAGTGCATTTTCATCACCAAAAACTAA
- a CDS encoding FadR family transcriptional regulator, which yields MMKATTSFHFLDYLANGIQDERLPSLEALSAEHGISASVLREQLQVARALGLVEVRPRTGIRRLPYSFAPAVRQSLFYAMARDAHSFDQFADVRRHLERAYWSEAVEKLTQEDIAELRQLVTRAQQMLSDTPIQVPHSEHRQLHLAIYQHVANPFVIGLLEAYWSAYEAVGLNRYTGIDYLEQVWAVHDQIVAAIAAGDFDLGHRLLNDHFALIEQLPGRPAKESR from the coding sequence ATGATGAAAGCAACCACTTCTTTTCATTTTCTGGACTATTTAGCCAATGGCATTCAGGACGAGCGCTTGCCGTCTTTGGAGGCCTTGAGTGCCGAGCACGGTATTAGCGCCTCTGTGCTGCGTGAGCAGCTTCAGGTAGCCCGGGCCCTAGGCCTGGTCGAGGTGCGCCCGCGCACCGGTATCCGGCGTCTCCCGTATTCCTTTGCCCCCGCCGTGCGCCAAAGCCTGTTTTACGCCATGGCACGAGACGCCCACAGCTTTGACCAGTTTGCTGATGTGCGCCGTCATTTGGAACGGGCGTATTGGTCCGAAGCCGTTGAAAAGCTGACCCAAGAAGATATTGCCGAGCTTCGCCAGCTCGTTACGCGCGCGCAGCAGATGCTGAGCGACACGCCCATCCAAGTCCCTCATTCCGAGCACCGCCAATTGCATTTAGCCATTTATCAACATGTCGCCAACCCATTTGTGATTGGGTTGCTTGAAGCCTACTGGTCTGCTTACGAGGCTGTGGGCTTGAACCGTTATACAGGCATTGACTATCTGGAACAAGTTTGGGCGGTTCACGATCAAATCGTTGCGGCTATTGCCGCCGGGGACTTCGACCTCGGCCATCGCTTGTTAAATGATCACTTCGCACTTATTGAACAACTACCAGGAAGACCCGCTAAGGAGAGCAGATGA
- a CDS encoding 4Fe-4S binding protein, producing MYGIGILKGLWVTLVHFVETFTEDFRWIGRKRYYSEEGVAARRSKDAKGIFTVQYPEEKLPVPEEFRFIPFLVYEVDEEGNKHDRCTSCGICAKVCPPQCIWIVRTEDPVTKRPVPEPVDFFIDVDICMNCGYCAEYCPFDAIKMDHDYELASYDRHAEHIYNKEKLSKPVEYYASIRPANYTREEAVKAAEEAKKAEAAAAKAAAAAATAQASGGEQAAS from the coding sequence ATGTATGGAATTGGTATCCTAAAAGGCTTGTGGGTGACCCTGGTCCACTTTGTCGAAACCTTCACGGAAGACTTCCGCTGGATAGGCCGGAAGCGCTACTATTCTGAAGAAGGTGTGGCTGCCCGCCGCAGCAAAGACGCCAAAGGCATCTTCACCGTGCAGTACCCTGAAGAGAAGCTGCCGGTGCCTGAAGAATTTCGCTTCATCCCCTTCCTGGTTTATGAAGTGGATGAGGAGGGCAATAAGCACGACCGCTGTACTTCCTGCGGTATCTGCGCCAAGGTCTGCCCCCCGCAGTGCATCTGGATCGTACGTACCGAAGACCCAGTCACCAAGCGCCCTGTGCCGGAACCGGTGGACTTCTTTATTGACGTCGACATCTGTATGAACTGCGGTTACTGCGCCGAATACTGCCCGTTCGACGCGATCAAGATGGACCACGACTACGAGCTGGCTTCGTACGACCGCCATGCAGAGCATATCTACAACAAAGAAAAGCTCTCCAAGCCGGTGGAATACTATGCCAGCATCCGTCCGGCCAACTACACTCGCGAAGAGGCAGTCAAAGCTGCCGAAGAGGCCAAGAAGGCTGAGGCCGCGGCCGCCAAAGCCGCGGCTGCTGCGGCGACCGCCCAGGCAAGCGGCGGCGAACAGGCTGCCAGCTAG
- a CDS encoding NADH-quinone oxidoreductase subunit D, producing MSEQTPVKEAPANPPTELEKRFPGAVKRDERPGFEGHIVEVAKLHEVAAAIRDEMGYDFLSSVTAVDYYSEAPEGENFIEVVYHLYKSTGGGALVYRVQVPRDNAVVPSLVDLYPGADFQEREAWDLYGVKFEGHPDLRRILLWEGFAGHPMRKDWKEPYFEEDVKPFKNRWPEGQVYRIEDRNPVGKNVSYPQGFDPDGFQETDDPRMYESLERSSQDFIEQIDTEQVVVNLGPQHPSTHGVFRMAVRMHGETIVGLKPVMGYLHRNHEQIGERNTWTMNMPFTDRLDYLSSMSNNFGYALAVEKLIGEKAAPPERAEYIRVIMAELTRISNHLWAIGFLLNDLGAFFTPALYAIEERELILDIFEATAGSRMMCNYFRFGGVARDLPEGILPKIKDLVTDRLPRKVEELDLYLSANELVRSRGEGVGVITPEDAIAFSAAGPVLRASGVPYDVRRADPYSIYDRFKFDVTVRQHGDVYDRYMIRIDEIYQSLSILRQALKDIPEGEIMNGKNPYQVRVPAGESYGRVEGPKGELGFYIVSTGKANPHRYHVRAPSFINLTILEKMCVGQKIADVVVNLGSIDIVLGEVDR from the coding sequence ATGAGCGAACAAACTCCCGTTAAAGAAGCCCCGGCCAATCCGCCGACTGAACTGGAAAAGCGCTTTCCCGGCGCGGTCAAGCGTGACGAGCGCCCCGGTTTCGAAGGCCATATAGTTGAAGTCGCCAAGCTGCACGAAGTGGCGGCCGCCATCCGTGACGAAATGGGCTATGACTTTTTGTCCTCGGTCACGGCCGTGGACTATTACTCTGAGGCGCCCGAAGGCGAGAATTTTATTGAGGTGGTTTATCACCTCTACAAATCCACCGGCGGTGGGGCGCTGGTCTACCGCGTGCAGGTGCCGCGTGACAACGCGGTGGTGCCCAGCCTGGTGGATCTGTACCCCGGCGCCGACTTTCAGGAGCGCGAGGCCTGGGACCTGTATGGCGTGAAGTTTGAGGGTCACCCGGACCTGCGTCGCATCCTGCTGTGGGAAGGCTTTGCAGGCCACCCCATGCGCAAGGATTGGAAAGAACCTTACTTTGAAGAGGATGTGAAGCCGTTCAAGAACCGCTGGCCCGAAGGCCAGGTCTATCGCATTGAAGACCGCAATCCGGTCGGCAAGAACGTAAGCTATCCTCAAGGCTTTGACCCGGACGGCTTCCAGGAAACCGATGACCCACGCATGTATGAAAGCTTGGAACGCTCTTCCCAAGATTTCATTGAACAGATCGACACCGAACAGGTGGTAGTCAACCTGGGTCCACAGCATCCTTCCACTCACGGCGTGTTCCGCATGGCGGTGCGCATGCACGGCGAAACCATCGTGGGCCTCAAGCCGGTGATGGGTTACCTGCACCGCAATCACGAGCAGATCGGCGAGCGCAACACCTGGACGATGAACATGCCGTTCACCGACCGCCTGGATTACCTCTCCTCGATGAGCAACAACTTCGGGTATGCCCTGGCGGTGGAGAAGTTGATTGGTGAGAAAGCCGCTCCCCCGGAGCGCGCCGAGTACATCCGTGTGATCATGGCGGAGTTGACCCGCATTAGCAATCACTTGTGGGCCATCGGCTTTCTGCTGAACGATCTGGGCGCCTTTTTTACCCCGGCGCTGTATGCGATCGAAGAGCGCGAGCTGATCCTGGACATTTTTGAGGCCACGGCTGGGTCGCGCATGATGTGCAATTATTTCCGCTTTGGCGGCGTAGCCCGCGACCTGCCCGAAGGCATTCTGCCCAAGATCAAAGACCTGGTGACCGACCGCCTGCCGCGCAAAGTGGAAGAGCTGGACCTGTACCTGAGCGCCAATGAGTTGGTGCGCAGCCGTGGTGAGGGCGTGGGCGTGATCACGCCCGAAGATGCGATTGCCTTCTCCGCTGCAGGCCCGGTGCTGCGTGCGTCTGGCGTGCCGTACGATGTGCGCCGCGCCGATCCCTATAGCATTTATGACCGCTTCAAGTTCGACGTGACTGTGCGCCAGCATGGCGACGTCTACGACCGTTATATGATCCGCATCGACGAGATCTACCAGAGCTTGAGCATCTTGCGCCAGGCTCTCAAGGATATTCCTGAGGGCGAGATCATGAACGGCAAGAACCCTTACCAGGTGCGTGTGCCGGCTGGCGAGTCCTACGGCCGTGTGGAAGGTCCGAAGGGCGAGTTGGGCTTCTACATTGTTTCCACCGGTAAGGCCAACCCGCACCGCTATCATGTGCGCGCCCCATCTTTCATCAACTTAACCATTCTCGAGAAGATGTGCGTGGGCCAGAAGATTGCCGACGTGGTGGTCAATCTGGGTTCGATCGACATCGTGTTGGGCGAAGTGGACCGCTAA
- a CDS encoding Mrp/NBP35 family ATP-binding protein, which yields MSNISEETILSALSGVQDPAQGRDLISLNALREMRIKGSDVTLRLAQVTPLHPQRAEIEAAVQQALQTAGVGKLAFEYASEVPDDGRQRGGLAAGVKNIIAIASGKGGVGKSTVSVNVAVALAQAGARVGLLDADIYGPNVPTMMGVEHLPKPPDADGRLTPAEAYGVKMMSIGFLVRPEQAMVWRGPMLHNALRQFVNDVDWGELDYLIVDMPPGTGDVQLSLAQTTPISGGFIVTLPQKVSVDDARRGAEMFRQLRVPLMGVIENMSFMLLPDGQRMEVFGSGGGQALAAEFEIPLIGAVPMEAEVRAGSDAGTPIVHSQPDSPAAVALRSIAGEISLRASLAALETQSQTIPLQIVDE from the coding sequence ATGTCCAATATTAGCGAAGAAACCATTCTGTCGGCCCTCAGCGGCGTGCAAGACCCCGCCCAGGGCCGTGACCTGATCAGCCTGAACGCCTTGCGGGAAATGCGCATTAAAGGCAGCGATGTCACCCTGCGGCTGGCACAAGTTACCCCCTTGCATCCACAGCGCGCAGAGATTGAGGCCGCCGTGCAGCAAGCCCTGCAGACGGCTGGTGTGGGAAAGCTAGCCTTTGAATATGCCAGTGAAGTGCCAGATGACGGCCGCCAGCGCGGCGGCCTGGCGGCAGGCGTAAAGAACATCATCGCCATTGCCTCCGGCAAAGGCGGGGTGGGCAAGAGCACCGTGTCGGTCAACGTCGCCGTGGCGCTGGCCCAGGCCGGCGCCCGGGTGGGCCTGCTGGACGCCGACATCTATGGGCCTAATGTGCCCACCATGATGGGCGTGGAGCACCTGCCCAAGCCGCCTGACGCCGATGGGCGCCTGACCCCTGCCGAAGCCTACGGCGTCAAAATGATGTCGATCGGTTTCCTGGTGCGTCCGGAACAAGCCATGGTATGGCGCGGCCCCATGCTACACAACGCCTTGCGCCAGTTCGTCAATGACGTGGATTGGGGCGAGTTGGACTATTTGATCGTGGACATGCCGCCCGGCACCGGCGATGTGCAGCTCTCCCTGGCCCAAACCACCCCGATCAGTGGCGGCTTCATCGTCACCCTGCCGCAAAAGGTCTCGGTGGACGATGCCCGCCGCGGCGCGGAAATGTTCCGCCAGCTGCGCGTCCCCCTGATGGGCGTGATCGAGAACATGAGCTTCATGTTGCTGCCGGATGGGCAGCGCATGGAGGTCTTTGGCAGCGGCGGGGGCCAGGCTTTGGCGGCGGAATTCGAGATCCCTTTGATTGGCGCCGTGCCCATGGAGGCGGAGGTGCGCGCCGGCAGTGACGCCGGCACACCCATCGTGCACAGCCAACCAGACTCTCCGGCGGCTGTCGCTTTGCGTTCCATTGCCGGCGAGATCTCGCTGCGTGCCTCTCTGGCCGCGCTGGAGACCCAAAGCCAAACCATCCCGTTGCAAATTGTGGATGAGTAA
- a CDS encoding universal stress protein, whose protein sequence is MHILIATNNTPHGQKALEYGLGLVKQTGANCTLVHVINRPEERPSGLAVLQAQVEQAQQLGLKPRAELRLGLPAEQIVHLAYETDIDLIVMGGGTPEKLLSRLIAPASERVLANAPCPVLMVRGAARPPKRFLVLHSGAEALRTLPLFLQRAGSILLPGSQVVLLHVMSQIGASHQVSGWELYADADELIQNKTLEGEWLEQGLAFFEPYKGVTTTAKVRHGLVVDEILVEVRQGDYDLVVLGSHRGGTWQDLLIDNVAKQIAGRTQLPILVVQRQV, encoded by the coding sequence ATGCATATTCTGATCGCCACCAACAATACTCCACACGGACAAAAGGCCCTGGAGTACGGCCTGGGTTTGGTGAAGCAGACCGGGGCGAATTGCACTCTGGTGCATGTGATTAACCGCCCGGAAGAGCGTCCCAGCGGCCTTGCCGTCCTGCAGGCGCAGGTGGAGCAGGCTCAGCAGCTGGGGCTGAAGCCCCGCGCTGAACTGCGTCTGGGGCTCCCCGCCGAGCAGATCGTGCATCTGGCCTACGAGACAGACATTGACCTGATCGTCATGGGCGGCGGGACCCCAGAGAAGCTGCTTAGCCGGTTGATTGCTCCGGCCAGCGAGCGCGTGCTGGCCAACGCGCCGTGTCCGGTGCTGATGGTGCGCGGCGCGGCCCGCCCGCCGAAACGTTTCCTGGTACTGCACAGTGGGGCCGAGGCGCTGCGCACCCTGCCGCTCTTCTTGCAGCGGGCCGGCAGCATCCTGCTGCCAGGCAGCCAGGTGGTGTTGCTGCACGTGATGTCACAGATCGGCGCCAGCCACCAGGTGAGCGGCTGGGAGCTTTATGCGGATGCGGACGAGCTGATCCAGAACAAGACCCTGGAGGGGGAATGGCTGGAGCAAGGCCTGGCCTTCTTTGAGCCCTATAAGGGCGTAACCACCACTGCCAAAGTCCGGCATGGTTTGGTGGTGGATGAGATCCTCGTTGAAGTGCGCCAAGGCGACTATGACTTGGTAGTTTTGGGCAGCCACAGAGGGGGCACCTGGCAGGATCTGTTGATCGATAACGTCGCCAAGCAAATCGCCGGCCGCACACAACTTCCTATTTTGGTTGTTCAGCGGCAGGTGTAG
- a CDS encoding cupredoxin family copper-binding protein, whose product MKSTNRLIAISVLLMLLLAACSAPATPEEAPAETLEAEHTAAHTDAPTETEAQTETEPETPDDEDASITISNFSFRPGSLTVKAGTTVTWRNAEDSPHTVTADDGSFASGTLSLGDSFSFTFDEPGTYDYYCEFHGASGHTGMSGTIVVEE is encoded by the coding sequence ATGAAATCGACAAATCGCCTCATTGCCATCTCAGTTCTGCTAATGCTTTTGCTGGCTGCCTGCAGCGCGCCAGCCACCCCGGAGGAAGCTCCCGCCGAAACCTTGGAAGCAGAGCACACCGCTGCTCATACCGATGCGCCTACGGAAACCGAGGCACAGACCGAAACTGAACCCGAGACGCCCGACGACGAAGACGCCTCGATCACGATCAGCAATTTCAGCTTCCGTCCCGGTTCGCTGACAGTGAAGGCGGGCACTACGGTCACTTGGCGTAATGCGGAAGATTCACCCCACACTGTGACTGCCGATGATGGCAGTTTCGCCAGTGGCACGCTCAGCCTGGGCGATAGCTTTAGTTTCACCTTCGACGAGCCGGGTACCTACGACTACTACTGTGAATTCCATGGGGCGTCCGGACACACTGGCATGTCCGGCACCATCGTGGTCGAAGAATAA